A region of Panthera uncia isolate 11264 chromosome D4, Puncia_PCG_1.0, whole genome shotgun sequence DNA encodes the following proteins:
- the IL11RA gene encoding interleukin-11 receptor subunit alpha, translated as MSSSCSGLSRVLVAVAIALVSTSSPCPQAWGPPGVQYGQPGRSMTLCCPGVTSGAPVSWFRDGETRLLQGPDSGLGHELVLARADSTDEGTYICRTLDGALKGIVTLQLGYPPARPVVSCQAADYENFSCTWSPSQVSGLPTRYLTSYRKKTVPGADGQRMSPSTGPWPCPQDPPGASRCVVHGAEFWSQYRINVTEVNPLGASTRLLDVSLQSILRPDPPQGLRVESVPGYPRRLRASWTYPASWPRQPHFLLKFRLQYRPAQHPAWSTVEPAGLEEVITDAVAGLPHAVRVSARDFLDAGTWSAWSPEAWGTPSIGPLPKEIPAGGQPHKQLEEEPQADCPASPRPSLLPDPRPLDHRDPLEQVAVLASLGIFSFLGLAAGALALGLWLRLRPDGKDGPQKPGFLAPVMPVDKLPDLHQLAVCHILCGLFWTNRSGHLGRQVMSSFGGSQALSRQGQVWCRGPWKMDRDGQMGRIFGSSKCVACRNPSALRGACVRL; from the exons ATGAGCAGCAGCTGCTCAGGGCTGAGCAGGGTCCTGGTGGCCGTGGCTATAGCCCTGGTgtccacctcctccccctgcccccaggcctgggGCCCCCCAG GGGTCCAGTATGGGCAGCCTGGCAGGTCCATGACACTGTGTTGCCCTGGAGTGACTTCTGG GGCCCCGGTGTCCTGGTTTCGGGATGGGGAGACAAGGCTGCTCCAAGGACCTGACTCTGGGCTAGGGCATGAACTGGTCTTGGCCCGGGCAGACAGCACTGATGAAGGCACCTACATCTGCCGGACCCTGGATGGTGCACTTAAGGGCATTGTGACCCTACAGCTGGgct ACCCCCCAGCCCGCCCTGTTGTCTCCTGCCAAGCAGCTGACTATGAGAACTTCTCCTGCACTTGGAGCCCCAGTCAGGTCAGCGGTTTACCCACCCGCTACCTCACCTCCTACAG GAAGAAGACAGTACCAGGAGCTGATGGCCAGAG GATGAGTCCATCCACAGGGCCCTGGCCATGCCCACAGGATCCCCCAGGGGCTTCCCGCTGTGTAGTCCATGGGGCAGAATTCTGGAGCCAGTACCGAATCAATGTGACTGAGGTGAACCCCCTAGGGGCCAGTACACGCCTGCTGGATGTGAGCTTGCAGAGCATCT TGCGCCCTGACCCACCTCAGGGGCTTCGAGTAGAGTCGGTACCTGGCTACCCCCGCCGCCTGCGTGCCAGCTGGACATACCCGGCCTCCTGGCCCCGCCAGCCCCACTTTCTGCTCAAGTTCCGACTGCAGTACCGTCCAGCGCAGCATCCAGCCTGGTCCACG GTGGAGCCAGCTGGATTGGAGGAAGTGATTACGGATGCTGTGGCTGGGCTGCCCCATGCTGTACGAGTCAGTGCCCGGGACTTTCTGGATGCTGGCACCTGGAGTGCCTGGAGCCCCGAGGCCTGGGGGACTCCAAGCATTG GGCCCCTGCCAAAGGAGATACCAGCTGGGGGCCAGCCACACaagcagctggaggaggagcCTCAGGCAGACTGCCCTGCTTCCCCCAGGCCCTCCCTCTTGCCAGATCCACGGCCACTTG accacAGGGACCCCCTGGAGCAGGTAGCAGTGCTGGCATCTTTGGGAATATTCTCTTTCCTGGGACTGGCGGCTGGGGCCCTGGCACTGGGGCTCTG GCTGAGACTGAGACCAGATGGTAAGGATGGACCCCAAAAGCCTGGGTTCTTGGCTCCAGTGATGCCAGTGGACAAACTTCCAG ATCTCCATCAGCTGGCTGTCTGCCATATACTTTGTGGTCTTTTCTGGACCAATCGGTCCGGACACCTGGGAAGGCAAGTAATGagttcttttgg AGGGTCTCAG GCCCTGTCCCGGCAGGGTCAGGTCTGGTGCAGA
- the CCL27 gene encoding C-C motif chemokine 27, which produces MKGPSPTSSLLLLLLLLTPDPGAALLLSPSITCCTQLYRQPLSNKLLRKVIRVELQEADGDCHLQAFVLHLSRRSVCIHPQNRSLARWFERQGRRFQGILPNLNLELIEKMDQGP; this is translated from the exons ATGAAGGGGCCCTCACCCACAAGCAGCCTCCTtctgctactgctgctgctgacCCCAGACCCTGGAGCAG CACTGCTACTGTCACCCAGCATTACCTGCTGTACTCAGCTCTACCGCCAGCCACTCTCGAACAAGCTACTGAGGAAAGTCATCCGGGTGGAACTGCAGGAAGCTGATGGGGACTGTCACCTCCAGGCCTTCGT GCTTCACTTGTCTCGACGCAGTGTCTGCATCCATCCTCAGAACCGCAGCCTGGCTCGGTGGTTTGAGCGCCAAGGGAGGAGATTCCAGGGTATTCTGCCTAACCTGAATTTGGAGCTGATAGAGAAAATGGACCAGGGGCCCtaa
- the LOC125919127 gene encoding uncharacterized protein LOC125919127, which yields MSGLRRYEVALEAEEEIYWGCFYFFPWLRMWRRDRSSAHPREQKLEPLRGLMSCLSSGLGPAPQRSGRGLPRRTAAATAQPAGALKI from the exons ATGTCGGGATTGAGGAGATACGAGGTGGCGCTGGAGGCGGAGGAGGA GATCTACTGGGGTTGCTTCTACTTTTTCCCCTGGCTGCGCATGTGGCGGAGGGACAGGAG CTCGGCGCATCCGCGGGAGCAGAAGTTGGAGCCTCTGCGAGGCCTGATGAGCTGTCTATCAAGCGGACTGGGCCCTGCCCCCCAGCGCTCGGGTCGCGGCCTCCCTCGCCGCACCGCCGCCGCCACTGCCCAGCCAGCCGGTGCATTAAAGATTTAA